A single Lolium perenne isolate Kyuss_39 chromosome 6, Kyuss_2.0, whole genome shotgun sequence DNA region contains:
- the LOC127307430 gene encoding aspartic proteinase 36 translates to MEPSVIPKLLLLLLALSALAPGRAAATGVFQVRRKFPRHQGRGPGGDEHLAALREHDGRRHGRLLSAVDLPLGGNGLPTETGLYFTEIGIGTPAKSFYVQVDTGSDLLWVNCVSCDTCPRKSGLGIELTLYDPAGSGSHSGVTCGQDFCVIANGGVPPTCPSASSPCGYSIAYGDGSSTTGFFVTDTLHYNQVSGNAQTALANTSITFGCGAKIGGDLGSSNQALDGILGFGQANSSMLSQLANAGKVTKIFAHCLDTVNGGGIFAIGNVVQPKVKTTPLVAGMPHYNVNLKEIDVGGAMLQLPKSIFDTRESKGTIIDSGTTLAYLPEVVHKAILSEVFAQYVDMSFHDVEDFLCFRYSGSVDNGFPVVTFHFEGDLSLNVQPHDYLFQNGNDLYCMGFQSGGLQTKDGKDMVLLGDIAFSNKLVLYDLENQLIGWDNYNCSSSIKIKDDKTGSVYTVDAHDISSGWRFQWHKSLFSLLVMTLLTYLMF, encoded by the exons ATGGAGCCTTCCGTTATTCCTAAGCTGCTCCTCCTCTTGCTCGCGCTGTCGGCGCTCGCCCCCGGCCGGGCGGCCGCCACCGGCGTCTTCCAGGTGCGCCGCAAGTTCCCGCGCCACCAGGGCAGAGGTCCCGGTGGGGACGAGCACCTGGCGGCCCTCCGGGAGCACGACGGCCGCCGCCACGGCCGCCTCCTCAGCGCCGTCGACTTGCCCCTCGGCGGCAACGGGCTCCCCACCGAGACAGG GCTCTACTTCACGGAGATTGGGATCGGCACGCCGGCCAAGAGCTTCTACGTGCAGGTGGACACCGGCAGCGACCTGCTCTGGGTCAACTGCGTCTCCTGCGACACCTGCCCCCGCAAGAGCGGCCTCGGG ATTGAGCTCACGCTCTACGACCCGGCGGGATCGGGGAGCCACAGCGGGGTGACGTGCGGCCAGGACTTCTGCGTGATTGCCAACGGCGGCGTGCCCCCCACCTGCCCCTCCGCCTCCTCGCCCTGCGGCTACAGCATCGCATACGGGGACGGAAGCTCCACCACCGGATTCTTTGTCACCGACACCTTGCACTACAACCAGGTGTCTGGCAATGCCCAGACCGCCTTGGCCAATACAAGCATCACGTTCGG GTGCGGGGCTAAGATTGGTGGGGATCTGGGCTCCTCAAACCAGGCCCTTGACGGGATTCTTGGCTTTGGCCAGGCTAATTCCTCCATGCTGTCGCAGCTCGCCAATGCAGGAAAAGTCACCAAGATCTTCGCGCATTGCTTGGACACCGTaaatggtggaggcattttcgctATTGGGAATGTCGTGCAGCCCAAAGTGAAGACCACGCCGTTGGTCGCCGGCAT GCCGCATTACAATGTCAACTTGAAAGAAATTGATGTTGGTGGTGCTATGCTACAGCTCCCAAAAAGTATTTTTGATACACGTGAAAGTAAAGGCACCATCATTGATAGTGGAACAACATTGGCCTATCTACCAGAGGTTGTTCATAAGGCTATACTGTCTGAG GTATTTGCTCAGTATGTAGATATGTCCTTTCATGATGTTGAAGATTTCCTTTGCTTCAGGTATTCTGGAAG TGTAGATAATGGATTCCCCGTTGTCACCTTTCACTTTGAGGGAGACCTTTCACTCAATGTTCAGCCACATGACTATCTTTTTCAAAATGGG AACGATTTGTACTGCATGGGGTTCCAGAGCGGTGGATTACAAACCAAGGATGGGAAAGATATGGTGCTTTTGGGAG ATATAGCATTTTCAAATAAACTGGTTCTGTACGATTTAGAAAATCAATTAATTGGATGGGACAATTACAACT GCTCCTCTAGCATTAAAATCAAGGATGACAAGACTGGATCGGTATACACTGTGGATGCACATGATATTTCCTCTGGATGGAGATTTCAGTGGCACAAGTCCTTGTTTTCCTTGTTGGTAATGACTTTGTTGACCTATCTAATGTTTTAG
- the LOC139832258 gene encoding uncharacterized protein, with protein sequence MPPSSSRDGRRTTEQRATTDGGKEEHVRGMAGIPGLLSSLSTAPSLTHTMQFPSLLQLDFASSSPTLPLIVRRRGVEKYGLEQEEKMRESWASSISGPLCVLADSFDLCHKVLDENLGRLSLMKYTRKIQETWLVIYSCQRKRREFSGQC encoded by the exons ATGCCGCCCTCTTCATCGCGCGACGGTCGCCGCACGACGGAGCAGAGAGCCACCACCGACGGTGGCAAGGAGGAGCACGTGCGGGGAATGGCAGGTATCCCAGGTCTCCTCTCTTCTCTCTCTACAGCTCCCTCTCTCACGCACACAATGCAATTTCCTTCCCTTTTGCAGCTGGACTTTGCCTCCTCCAGCCCCACACTGCCTCTCATCGTGAGAAGGAGAGGGGTGGAGAAATATGGACTGGAGCAAGAGGAGAAGATGAGGGAGAGCTGGGCTTCCTCCATCTCCGGTCCCCTTTGTGTCCTTGCAG ATTCTTTTGATTTATGCcacaaggtgctcgatgaaaaTCTAGGCAGATTGTCATTGATGAAATATACAAGAAAAATCCAGGAAACGTGGTTGGTGATATATTCATGTCAAAGAAAGAGAAG GGAATTCAGCGGGCAGTGTTGA